From a region of the Mycolicibacterium sp. MU0050 genome:
- a CDS encoding cold-shock protein produces MPQGTVKWFNAEKGFGFIAPEDGSADVFVHYTEIQGSGFRTLEENQRVEFEVGQSPKGPQATGVRAV; encoded by the coding sequence ATGCCACAGGGAACTGTGAAGTGGTTCAACGCGGAAAAGGGCTTCGGCTTTATTGCGCCTGAGGATGGTTCCGCGGATGTGTTCGTCCACTACACGGAGATTCAGGGTTCGGGTTTCCGCACCCTCGAGGAAAACCAGCGGGTGGAGTTCGAGGTCGGCCAGAGCCCCAAGGGGCCTCAGGCCACCGGCGTTCGCGCCGTCTGA